From a region of the Halomonas sp. HL-93 genome:
- a CDS encoding gamma-butyrobetaine hydroxylase-like domain-containing protein, giving the protein MTAPTPTRVHYHKPTRELELGYANGESYRLPVELLRVYSPSAEVRGHGGDTAVLQVGKKDVGLQNITPAGNYALKLHFDDGHDSGLFSWNYLYDLAQHQTAYWENYLQRLEDAGASREPASIQFKQL; this is encoded by the coding sequence ATGACTGCTCCCACCCCCACCCGCGTTCACTATCATAAGCCGACCCGCGAACTTGAGCTTGGTTATGCCAATGGCGAAAGCTATCGCCTGCCGGTGGAGCTTTTACGCGTTTACTCGCCCTCTGCCGAGGTGCGCGGCCACGGCGGAGATACCGCTGTATTGCAGGTCGGCAAAAAAGATGTGGGGCTGCAGAACATCACCCCAGCGGGCAACTACGCGCTCAAGCTGCACTTTGACGACGGCCACGATAGCGGCCTGTTCAGTTGGAACTATCTATATGATCTCGCCCAGCATCAAACGGCCTACTGGGAAAACTACCTGCAACGGCTTGAAGACGCCGGCGCCTCCCGCGAGCCTGCCAGCATCCAGTTCAAACAGCTGTGA
- a CDS encoding ubiquinone biosynthesis accessory factor UbiJ, with amino-acid sequence MLVTPTLLLAGCERTLNALLARDPASPARLAQLSGSRLLVRFEQPQLALVLHYHAAGIDLLRADDLGDNDVDAVVELTPETLSRWLSGASVEQLMFEGKLAMRGQVHLLEATRTLLLDLDLDWENELARWLGDTPAHSLAEGLRRAADWGLRTKEELVQDVSEYVFEEARLLPGRQQRDVLRDQLTALEVATDRLEARFKRLDRRLRAEANQ; translated from the coding sequence ATGCTGGTAACCCCGACCTTATTGCTGGCCGGATGTGAACGCACGTTGAACGCCTTGCTCGCCCGAGACCCGGCGTCGCCTGCACGGCTTGCGCAGCTTTCGGGTAGCCGCCTGCTGGTGCGCTTCGAACAGCCCCAACTTGCGCTGGTACTTCACTACCATGCCGCGGGTATTGACCTGTTGCGCGCCGACGATCTGGGCGACAACGACGTTGATGCGGTCGTGGAACTGACACCTGAAACGCTGTCGAGATGGCTGAGTGGCGCATCAGTAGAGCAGCTGATGTTTGAAGGTAAACTGGCAATGCGTGGTCAAGTACATTTACTGGAAGCCACGCGTACGCTGCTGCTTGACCTGGATCTCGACTGGGAAAACGAACTGGCGCGCTGGCTGGGCGACACCCCCGCTCATTCTCTTGCCGAAGGGTTACGGCGGGCTGCTGATTGGGGGCTGCGCACCAAAGAGGAGCTAGTGCAGGACGTTTCAGAATATGTCTTTGAAGAGGCCCGGTTGCTGCCTGGACGACAACAGCGTGATGTATTACGCGACCAGCTCACTGCGCTTGAGGTGGCCACCGACCGCTTAGAAGCTCGCTTTAAGCGCCTCGACCGACGACTTCGAGCGGAGGCGAATCAATGA
- the ubiE gene encoding bifunctional demethylmenaquinone methyltransferase/2-methoxy-6-polyprenyl-1,4-benzoquinol methylase UbiE: protein MSPTDKRTTDFGYQKVPLDEKASRVADVFHSVAARYDVMNDLMSMGIHRVWKRLTIERAGVRPGHHVLDIAGGTGDLTLKFSRLVGPRGKVVLADINASMLNVGRDKLMDNGVGSNVEYVQANAECLPFPDNSFDCITIAFGLRNVTDKDAALRSMTRVLKPGGRLLVLEFSKPNNPLLSKAYDEYSFRLLPKMGEWVAGDGDSYRYLAESIRMHPDQETLKSMMEHAGLERVEYTNLTGGIVALHRGIKL from the coding sequence ATGAGCCCCACGGATAAACGCACTACTGATTTTGGTTATCAGAAAGTCCCTCTCGACGAAAAAGCCTCTCGGGTGGCCGATGTTTTTCACTCGGTCGCCGCACGCTATGACGTCATGAACGACCTTATGTCGATGGGCATTCACCGCGTCTGGAAGCGCCTGACCATTGAGCGTGCAGGCGTGCGGCCCGGTCACCACGTCCTTGACATCGCCGGCGGTACCGGCGACTTGACGCTCAAGTTCTCGCGCCTGGTCGGCCCCCGGGGCAAGGTCGTGCTGGCCGATATCAACGCCTCCATGCTCAACGTGGGACGCGACAAGCTGATGGACAACGGCGTGGGCAGCAACGTCGAGTATGTCCAGGCCAACGCCGAGTGCCTGCCGTTCCCCGACAATAGCTTCGACTGCATCACCATTGCGTTTGGCTTGCGTAACGTCACCGACAAAGACGCCGCGCTACGTTCGATGACACGGGTGCTCAAACCCGGTGGACGGTTATTGGTGCTAGAGTTTTCCAAGCCCAACAACCCACTGCTGTCGAAAGCCTACGACGAATACTCGTTCCGCCTGCTGCCGAAAATGGGCGAGTGGGTGGCAGGAGACGGCGATAGCTACCGCTATTTAGCCGAATCGATCCGCATGCACCCCGACCAGGAGACGCTGAAAAGTATGATGGAGCACGCGGGTCTTGAGCGGGTCGAATACACCAACCTTACCGGCGGCATTGTCGCGCTTCACCGCGGCATCAAGTTATGA